One window of the Pyrus communis chromosome 17, drPyrComm1.1, whole genome shotgun sequence genome contains the following:
- the LOC137722774 gene encoding protein RETICULATA-RELATED 3, chloroplastic-like, translating into MAAAAQLRCSTVGRHHYNPSDNRRFSANPNSSISFPYSKTQNRPLSFVPKPIWVQTPEHSFSGGNGGGGAGAGGNSGGWSRGGDGNSDDSSSSSSSVSGFGILGMFLNGWRSRVAADPQFPFKVLMEEVVGVSSCVLGDMASRPNFGLNELDFVFSTLVVGCILNFTLMYLLAPTLSASAATLPSIFASCPASHMFEPGSYGLMNRLGTFVYKGTVFAAVGFVAGLAGTALSNGLIKLRKKMDPNFETPNKAPPTLLNALTWAAHMGLSSNLRYQTLNGAEFLLEKGLPPLAFKSSVVVLRCLNNVLGGMSFVVLARLTGSQSVAEKPVEVEVGSAEEKEKLVVVESEDEQSNQSTFK; encoded by the coding sequence ATGGCCGCCGCCGCTCAGCTTCGCTGCTCTACAGTCGGCAGACACCACTACAACCCTTCCGACAACCGCAGATTCTCCGCCAACCCTAATTCTTCGATCTCCTTCCCCTACTCCAAGACCCAGAATCGCCCTCTCTCTTTCGTCCCAAAACCCATCTGGGTCCAAACGCCAGAGCATTCGTTTTCCGGCGGAAATGGCGGTGGCGGCGCGGGAGCGGGAGGAAATAGCGGCGGATGGAGCCGAGGCGGAGATGGGAATTCCGACGACTCGTCGTCTTCCTCGTCGTCGGTTTCGGGATTCGGAATTCTGGGTATGTTTCTCAACGGGTGGAGATCCCGTGTCGCCGCCGATCCGCAGTTCCCCTTCAAGGTTCTGATGGAGGAGGTGGTCGGCGTCAGCTCCTGCGTCCTCGGCGACATGGCTTCCCGCCCCAATTTCGGCCTCAACGAGCTCGACTTCGTCTTCTCGACGCTTGTCGTCGGCTGCATCCTCAATTTTACGCTCATGTATTTGTTGGCCCCCACTCTGTCCGCCTCCGCCGCCACTCTTCCGTCGATCTTCGCCAGCTGCCCGGCCAGCCACATGTTCGAACCGGGTTCCTATGGCTTGATGAATCGATTGGGGACTTTCGTGTACAAGGGCACAGTCTTTGCTGCCGTTGGATTCGTGGCGGGGCTTGCTGGAACCGCATTGTCGAATGGGCTGATCaaattgaggaagaagatggatCCGAATTTCGAGACCCCGAATAAGGCGCCGCCTACGCTGCTGAATGCGCTCACTTGGGCGGCTCACATGGGTTTGAGCAGCAATTTGAGGTACCAGACGCTGAACGGGGCGGAGTTTTTGCTTGAGAAGGGGCTTCCGCCACTGGCGTTCAAGTCGTCCGTGGTGGTTCTGAGGTGCCTGAACAATGTGCTGGGCGGGATGTCGTTTGTTGTGCTGGCGAGGTTGACGGGGTCACAGAGCGTTGCGGAGAAACCGGTTGAAGTGGAGGTGGGATCGgcggaggagaaggagaaattGGTGGTGGTCGAGAGTGAGGATGAGCAGAGCAATCAGTCGACTTTCAAATGA
- the LOC137721892 gene encoding KH domain-containing protein At3g08620-like, with amino-acid sequence MSGLYNPNFSPARAASPQIRSTPDVDSQYLSELLAEHQKLGPFMQVLPICSRLLNQEILRVSGMMSNQGFGDFDRMRHRSPSPMASSNLISNVTGTGMGGWNGLPQERLGGPHGMTMDWQGAPASPSSFTVKRILRLEIPVDTYPNFNFVGRLLGPRGNSLKRVEATTGCRVYIRGKGSIKDPDKEEKLRGRPGYEHLNEPLHILIEADLPASVVDLRLRQAQEIIEELLKPVDESQDFIKRQQLRELALLNSNFREESPGPSGSVSPFNSSGMKRAKTGR; translated from the exons ATGTCAGGCTTGTATAATCCCAACTTCTCACCTGCCAGAGCTGCTTCTCCTCAGATTAGAAGCACCCCGGATGTTGACAG TCAGTACTTGTCGGAGTTGTTGGCAGAGCATCAAAAGCTTGGACCGTTCATGCAAGTTCTTCCGATATGCAGCCGCCTCTTGAATCAAG AGATCTTACGGGTTTCTGGAATGATGTCCAACCAAGGTTTTGGCGACTTTGACAGAATGCGACATAGAAGCCCTAGTCCAATGGCTTCTTCAAACCTTATATCAAATGTTACTGGGACAGGAATGGGTGGCTGGAATGGACTTCCTCAAGAG AGATTAGGTGGACCGCATGGGATGACGATGGACTGGCAAGGTGCGCCTGCGAGCCCTAGTTCCTTCACTGTGAAGAGGATTTTACGTTTGGAAATCCCTGTAGATACTTACCCCAAT TTCAATTTTGTTGGGCGACTTCTTGGACCGAGAGGTAATTCTCTGAAACGAGTTGAAGCTACGACAGGTTGTCGTGTTTACATTAGGGGCAAAGGATCTATTAAGGATCCTGACAAG GAGGAGAAGCTCCGGGGAAGACCAGGCTATGAGCACCTGAACGAACCACTCCACATCTTAATTGAAGCCGATTTACCTGCCAGTGTGGTTGACTTAAGGCTGAGACAGGCGCAAGAAATTATAGAAGAATTGCTAAAGCCTGTG GATGAGTCACAAGATTTCATTAAGAGGCAGCAGTTGCGTGAGTTGGCTTTGCTAAACTCAAATTTCAGAGAAGAAAGTCCCGGACCAAGTGGTAGTGTATCTCCTTTCAATTCAAGCGGAATGAAGCGTGCAAAAACCGGTCGATGA
- the LOC137723000 gene encoding uncharacterized protein: MGLLFRSLAMLYFVICFSRLPDVSAQSSRGSARGLDVLLQDYAYRAFVHPKTGVIFDGSVPSNLTGIQIAAMRLRSGSLYRKGFDMYKEFEIPEGVTENPYVERLVLVYQNLGNWSMVYYPLPGYSYLAPVLGLLAYDAGNLSAKNLPELDIRASGDPITIEFQDVKPAPAGTMAKCVSFDLDGSVNFSNVESGNICSTVQQGHFSIAVESTAPSPAPVSPSPTPSIPSGKQKKKSNTKVWIIVGSVVGGLALLALLSFLVLWAKKYRERKNLQRMEKAADVGEALQMTSVGDAKAPAATFTRTQPTIETEYVP, encoded by the coding sequence ATGGGGCTTCTTTTCCGAAGTCTCGCGATGCTGTATTTTGTGATATGTTTCTCCCGGCTGCCTGATGTGTCTGCACAATCCTCAAGAGGCTCAGCACGCGGTCTTGATGTGCTTCTGCAAGATTATGCCTACAGGGCTTTTGTTCATCCCAAGACTGGTGTTATATTTGATGGTAGTGTTCCCTCGAATTTGACTGGAATTCAGATTGCAGCAATGAGGCTCAGGAGTGGTAGCTTGTACAGAAAAGGTTTTGACATGTACAAAGAGTTTGAGATCCCCGAGGGTGTCACTGAGAATCCGTATGTGGAGAGGCTTGTTTTGGTGTACCAAAACTTGGGCAATTGGTCAATGGTGTATTACCCGTTACCTGGTTACTCTTACTTAGCTCCAGTACTCGGTCTTCTTGCTTATGATGCTGGCAACCTATCAGCGAAAAATCTGCCCGAATTGGATATCAGGGCATCTGGTGATCCCATAACGATCGAATTCCAGGATGTGAAACCGGCCCCTGCAGGGACAATGGCAAAGTGTGTTTCGTTTGATTTGGACGGTTCAGTCAATTTCAGCAATGTGGAATCAGGCAATATATGCTCAACAGTCCAACAGGGCCACTTCTCTATAGCGGTCGAGTCCACTGCTCCTTCTCCAGCACCAGTCTCTCCAAGTCCTACCCCTTCAATCCCTAGTggtaaacaaaagaagaagagtaATACAAAAGTGTGGATAATTGTTGGGTCTGTGGTGGGTGGATTAGCATTGTTGGCATTGTTGTCGTTCTTAGTACTATGGGCGAAAAAGTACAGGGAAAGGAAGAATTTACAACGGATGGAGAAGGCAGCAGATGTAGGAGAAGCCTTGCAAATGACCTCAGTCGGAGATGCAAAGGCACCTGCGGCAACATTTACACGAACGCAACCGACCATCGAGACTGAATACGTTCCTTGA